The Gemmatimonadaceae bacterium genome window below encodes:
- a CDS encoding ABC transporter permease → MRPVAKVTRIFRGLVESISGIVHRNAWNARMNDEMQFHIDQLIRHNLQRGLSSDDARRTALIAFGGRQRHAESARDEFRSRAVDELARDVRYAVRSLGRAPAFTAAVVLCLAIGIGATSAIVTVVERVVLRPLPYGPGGHLVMLWSRPTSVPDERDVVSYLDYLDWVHGTPAIERAAAFNVWSPALTGTGDPEVLHGSSVNADFFRVLGVAPILGRTFRADEDVHDGARVVVIGHGLWQQRFGGDRHIVGRKITLSGYPYDVIGVMPAAFRSPEPFVREDAEVWRPLSLAGSPFSRDTHYLRVIARLRPGVSVGIAQRDLDVVAARLARAYPITDSAKTVAVTPMEEQVVGAVGPVLFATLAGAACLLLIVCGNVATLVVARHENRAGEIAVRIAMGAGRARLARMLFMESALLSVVGGTMGLLLASGALAILRHAAPADLPRVNEIVLDVPVVMVTIVITFMCSVLFGVFPSRRATRVDLSSALHAVGRRATARGRMRSTIIVAQFALSLLLLSAAGLLVRTLMRLNTTPLGFSADHLLTMQVALPGTRYGSDTTVRAFYRTVTGRLDAIPGVVRTGITSSLPLSGLNDIEALVPVTAGAVGDARAWSSVHYRGVTPDYRSAMGIRLIAGRDFTEADTEGAPPVVILNRAAAEKFYPRRSPLGAEFVTDTGIGGRAHVVGVVEDIRFAGPIQPTAPEMFVPEAQFAWGEFSIVVRTAAAPGNVTSAVRDVVRTIDPDLPLRAVQPMTALVAGFAARQRFYAILLSSFAAMALILSAIGVYGLVSYLVAARRREIGLRIALGAQPGTALRRFVLGIAKLTALGLVIGVLGSMLALRAIASLLYGVQPFDAATMAVAIAVLMATALGAAFVPAFRATRISPAIAMRDE, encoded by the coding sequence ATGAGGCCTGTCGCAAAGGTCACGCGGATATTTCGCGGCCTCGTCGAGTCGATTTCCGGGATCGTTCATCGCAATGCCTGGAACGCTCGGATGAACGACGAGATGCAGTTCCACATCGATCAGCTCATCAGGCACAATCTGCAGCGCGGACTTTCGAGCGACGATGCGCGTCGCACTGCACTCATCGCGTTCGGGGGCAGGCAACGCCACGCCGAGTCGGCGCGCGATGAGTTCCGGAGCCGTGCGGTGGATGAGCTCGCACGCGACGTGCGCTACGCGGTGCGTTCGCTCGGGCGCGCACCGGCCTTCACGGCGGCGGTCGTCCTTTGCCTCGCCATCGGCATCGGTGCGACGAGCGCGATTGTCACTGTCGTGGAGCGCGTGGTGCTGCGTCCGTTGCCGTATGGGCCGGGCGGACACCTGGTGATGCTCTGGTCGCGCCCAACGAGCGTGCCGGATGAGCGCGACGTGGTCTCGTATCTCGATTACCTAGACTGGGTGCACGGGACCCCCGCGATCGAGCGCGCGGCGGCGTTCAACGTTTGGTCTCCTGCTCTGACGGGGACCGGTGACCCGGAAGTGCTGCATGGCTCCTCGGTAAACGCGGATTTTTTCCGCGTGCTCGGCGTTGCACCGATTCTCGGCCGGACGTTCCGCGCCGATGAGGACGTTCACGACGGAGCTCGGGTCGTCGTGATTGGCCACGGGCTCTGGCAACAGCGCTTCGGTGGCGACCGGCACATCGTCGGTCGCAAGATTACGCTCAGTGGCTATCCCTATGATGTGATCGGCGTGATGCCGGCCGCGTTTCGTTCTCCGGAGCCATTTGTACGGGAAGACGCAGAGGTTTGGAGACCGCTATCGCTGGCCGGTTCGCCCTTCTCACGAGACACGCACTACTTGCGCGTCATCGCGCGGCTGCGACCGGGCGTGTCGGTGGGTATCGCGCAGCGCGACCTGGATGTGGTGGCAGCGCGGCTCGCGCGCGCATACCCGATTACCGACAGCGCGAAGACTGTTGCCGTCACGCCTATGGAGGAGCAGGTGGTAGGCGCCGTAGGTCCTGTGTTGTTCGCAACGCTTGCAGGCGCCGCGTGCCTGTTACTGATCGTCTGCGGGAACGTGGCAACGCTCGTCGTCGCGCGTCACGAGAACCGCGCGGGCGAGATTGCTGTGCGCATCGCCATGGGTGCCGGTCGAGCGCGGCTCGCCCGTATGCTTTTCATGGAGAGCGCGCTGTTATCCGTGGTTGGCGGCACGATGGGGCTTCTGCTGGCCAGCGGAGCGTTGGCCATTCTCAGGCACGCTGCGCCGGCAGATCTTCCACGTGTGAACGAGATCGTACTGGACGTGCCGGTGGTCATGGTCACGATTGTTATCACGTTCATGTGTAGCGTCCTGTTTGGCGTGTTTCCGTCGCGCCGCGCCACTCGCGTCGACTTGAGCAGCGCATTGCACGCTGTCGGGCGCCGTGCCACGGCACGCGGCAGGATGCGGAGTACGATCATTGTCGCGCAATTTGCGCTCTCGCTGCTGCTGCTTTCCGCGGCGGGCCTGCTTGTGCGCACGCTAATGCGCCTCAACACGACTCCACTGGGTTTCTCGGCGGACCATCTCCTAACGATGCAAGTAGCGCTGCCTGGCACACGCTATGGGAGCGATACCACTGTCCGTGCGTTCTACCGCACGGTGACCGGTCGGCTGGACGCGATTCCCGGCGTCGTGCGCACGGGAATCACCAGCTCGCTGCCGCTGAGCGGGCTCAACGATATCGAGGCACTCGTGCCCGTCACGGCAGGCGCAGTGGGAGACGCGCGCGCGTGGTCCAGCGTTCACTATCGCGGTGTGACGCCGGACTATCGAAGCGCCATGGGCATCCGGCTCATCGCTGGCCGCGACTTCACGGAAGCCGACACGGAGGGCGCGCCGCCGGTCGTGATCCTCAATCGCGCGGCCGCCGAGAAGTTCTATCCTCGACGGAGCCCGTTAGGCGCCGAGTTCGTGACCGATACCGGCATCGGCGGCCGCGCTCACGTGGTGGGCGTGGTGGAGGACATCCGCTTTGCCGGTCCGATCCAGCCGACCGCGCCGGAAATGTTCGTACCCGAGGCACAGTTTGCGTGGGGTGAATTCAGCATCGTCGTGCGAACGGCAGCGGCGCCAGGGAACGTGACTTCGGCAGTGCGAGACGTGGTACGCACGATCGACCCGGATTTGCCGTTGCGCGCAGTGCAGCCGATGACAGCGCTCGTCGCCGGCTTTGCGGCGCGTCAGCGTTTTTATGCGATTCTGCTTTCTTCGTTTGCGGCGATGGCGCTCATCCTTTCGGCGATCGGAGTGTACGGACTTGTCTCGTACCTCGTCGCTGCTCGTCGCCGCGAGATCGGCTTGCGGATCGCGCTTGGAGCGCAGCCGGGTACTGCGCTTCGCCGGTTCGTCCTGGGGATCGCGAAGCTGACGGCGCTGGGCTTGGTAATCGGCGTTCTCGGGTCTATGCTGGCGCTACGGGCCATTGCGTCACTGCTTTACGGCGTGCAACCGTTCGATGCGGCGACGATGGCCGTTGCCATCGCTGTGCTTATGGCGACGGCGCTCGGTGCCGCTTTCGTGCCGGCATTCCGTGCCACGCGCATTTCTCCCGCGATTGCGATGCGAGACGAGTGA
- a CDS encoding YbdD/YjiX family protein, whose translation MTARSLGARIAAASRVVRAIVGAPDYERYLAHMRRRHPAQRPLTRNEFVRERMRDRYEKPGSRCC comes from the coding sequence ATGACCGCGCGATCGTTAGGCGCGCGCATCGCCGCCGCGTCGCGGGTCGTGCGCGCGATCGTCGGCGCTCCAGACTACGAGCGCTATCTGGCACACATGCGCCGGCGCCACCCGGCCCAACGGCCACTCACGCGCAACGAATTCGTCCGCGAGCGCATGCGCGACCGCTACGAGAAGCCCGGCAGCCGCTGCTGCTGA
- a CDS encoding prolyl oligopeptidase family serine peptidase: MMQPAPATRRPLLPLALFAAAAIAGAMPLAAQDTSTFALDIPNIMRGEEVVGRMPERIRWSPDSKWIYFYWLPPGSDWRERPAPYRVRAVPDAKPERLTDAQMDSAGPIVEPGSLSHDGRLRAVAYQGDIYVVDVKTETSRRLTNTEAREADPQFDVGDGRVFFTRDDNVFSADLHTGLVQQLTDVRPGPAPREDSASSPQRKALEADQKRLFQVIRDEYRADSIANAEKARAEGIRGKPLYLLKDEHVSQLAISPNGESVLLITRIASERSRPTEVPKWVTKSGYVEDIKGRDKVGDAQDSGRVALVSLPTGNARWLHAIPGDSIANPGLIRMLGWNDDGSRALLFTVRSDYKERYIETVAEDGRMDTVDVLRDTAWIEGPCFGCGGWYDNGKRVWFVSEADGWAHLYGVNANGSGRTQLTNGKWEVLDAVLSPDKKYFWMHTSEPSPYERQFFRMAVTGGARERITGAKGGHDVTVSPNGLLLADVSSTSNRPPELFVGPFRAGASLAQLTVSPTKAWLAYHWIDPQIIQIPASDGVMVPARIYRPQDVGAQPNGAAVIFVHGAGYLHNVVDYWSSYYREYMFNQFLATKGYVVLDEDYRGSAGYGRDWRVAIYRHMGGRDLQDEVDASRYLGAKFGIPPERVGIYGGSYGGFMTLMAMFTEPKHFGAGAALRAVTDWSHYNHWYTMRILNLPDKDTVAYHQSSPIYFAHGLQGPLLMCHGMVDTNVEFEDIVRLTERLIELGKTNWQLAPYPVENHGFVRPSSWTDEYTRVFALFERTIGHPPASVTTGAR; the protein is encoded by the coding sequence ATGATGCAACCCGCTCCCGCCACGCGCCGCCCGCTGCTCCCGCTCGCCCTGTTCGCCGCCGCGGCGATTGCAGGCGCGATGCCCCTCGCCGCGCAGGATACGTCCACCTTCGCGCTCGACATCCCGAACATCATGCGCGGCGAGGAAGTCGTTGGACGCATGCCCGAGCGCATCCGTTGGTCGCCCGACAGCAAGTGGATCTACTTCTACTGGCTCCCGCCCGGCAGCGACTGGCGGGAACGCCCCGCGCCCTATCGCGTCCGCGCCGTGCCCGATGCCAAACCCGAACGCCTAACGGACGCGCAGATGGACAGCGCCGGCCCCATCGTCGAGCCGGGCAGCCTCTCCCACGACGGACGCCTCCGCGCCGTCGCCTACCAGGGCGACATCTACGTCGTCGACGTCAAGACAGAAACGTCGCGCCGCCTCACCAACACCGAAGCCCGCGAAGCGGACCCCCAGTTCGATGTCGGCGACGGCCGCGTGTTCTTCACCCGCGACGACAACGTGTTTTCCGCCGACCTGCACACTGGACTCGTCCAGCAGCTCACCGATGTCCGCCCGGGACCGGCGCCACGAGAAGATTCGGCGAGCTCGCCGCAGCGCAAAGCGCTCGAGGCCGACCAGAAGCGCCTCTTCCAGGTGATTCGCGACGAGTATCGCGCCGACAGCATCGCCAACGCCGAGAAGGCGCGCGCCGAAGGCATCCGCGGCAAGCCGCTCTATCTGTTGAAAGATGAGCACGTGAGCCAGCTCGCGATCTCGCCTAACGGAGAGAGCGTGCTGCTCATCACCAGGATCGCGTCCGAGCGCTCCCGGCCCACCGAGGTCCCCAAGTGGGTCACCAAGAGCGGATACGTCGAGGACATCAAGGGCCGCGACAAGGTTGGCGACGCGCAGGACAGCGGCCGCGTCGCCCTCGTCAGCCTGCCCACCGGCAACGCGCGCTGGCTGCACGCCATTCCCGGCGACTCGATCGCCAACCCCGGCCTCATCCGCATGCTCGGCTGGAACGACGACGGCTCGCGCGCGCTCCTGTTCACGGTGCGCTCGGACTACAAGGAGCGCTACATCGAAACGGTCGCCGAGGACGGCCGCATGGACACGGTCGACGTCCTCCGCGACACGGCCTGGATCGAGGGTCCGTGCTTCGGCTGCGGCGGCTGGTACGACAACGGAAAACGCGTCTGGTTCGTGTCGGAGGCCGACGGCTGGGCGCATCTCTACGGCGTCAACGCCAATGGGAGCGGCCGCACCCAGCTCACCAACGGCAAGTGGGAAGTGCTCGACGCCGTGCTGTCGCCCGACAAGAAGTATTTCTGGATGCACACGAGCGAACCGTCACCGTACGAGCGCCAGTTCTTCCGCATGGCCGTCACCGGCGGCGCGCGCGAGCGGATCACCGGCGCCAAGGGCGGCCACGACGTCACCGTATCGCCTAACGGCCTGCTCCTGGCCGACGTCTCCTCCACGTCCAACCGGCCGCCGGAGCTCTTCGTCGGCCCGTTCCGCGCAGGCGCCTCGCTGGCGCAGCTCACGGTGTCGCCCACGAAAGCGTGGCTCGCGTATCACTGGATCGACCCGCAGATCATCCAGATTCCGGCGTCCGATGGCGTCATGGTCCCGGCGCGCATCTATCGCCCCCAGGATGTGGGCGCGCAGCCTAACGGAGCCGCCGTCATCTTCGTCCACGGCGCCGGCTATCTGCACAACGTCGTCGACTATTGGTCCAGCTATTATCGAGAGTACATGTTCAACCAGTTCCTCGCCACCAAAGGCTACGTCGTGCTCGACGAGGACTACCGTGGCTCCGCCGGCTACGGCCGCGATTGGCGCGTCGCGATCTATCGCCACATGGGCGGACGCGATCTGCAGGACGAGGTCGACGCCTCGCGCTACCTCGGCGCCAAGTTCGGCATTCCGCCTGAGCGCGTCGGCATTTACGGCGGCAGCTACGGCGGCTTCATGACCCTCATGGCCATGTTCACCGAACCCAAGCACTTCGGCGCCGGCGCCGCGCTCCGCGCGGTCACCGACTGGTCGCACTACAACCACTGGTACACGATGCGGATCCTGAATCTGCCGGACAAAGACACGGTCGCGTACCACCAGTCATCGCCGATCTATTTCGCGCACGGACTCCAGGGGCCGCTGCTCATGTGCCACGGCATGGTCGACACGAACGTCGAGTTCGAGGACATCGTTCGCCTAACGGAGCGCCTCATCGAGCTCGGCAAGACCAACTGGCAGCTGGCGCCGTATCCGGTCGAGAACCATGGCTTCGTGCGGCCGTCGTCGTGGACCGACGAATACACCCGCGTGTTCGCACTGTTCGAGCGGACCATTGGCCATCCGCCGGCGTCGGTCACCACGGGCGCCCGATGA
- a CDS encoding carbon starvation CstA family protein produces MHRRVSGRRIQLLSAAGATRRIPHMQKVLSGVAWVVIACVGAGALAWLALSHGETVNAAWLVTAAVCTFAVGYRFYSKFIAARVFALDARRATPAVRLEDGRDFVPTNRWIVFGHHFAAIAGPGPLVGPTLAAQFGFLPGALWIIIGVVFGGAVQDFVILAASVRRDGRTLGQMAKDEIGPTAGFTALVAVLGIMIILISVLGLVVVNALKASPWGTVTIGLTIPIALLLGVYLRWIRPGRVLEATLLGLVLLGVALYAGQWVAASPILAPIFTLDAKTLAILVMAYSFAASVVPVWLLLAPRDYLSAFVKIGVVIALALGIIIVLPPLRMPSLTRFVDGTGPIFAGKVFPFAFITIACGAISGFHALIASGTTPKLLERETDARAIGYGGMLMEALVGVMALIAACVLTPGVYFAINAPTGLLGPTAATAAHAISSWGFTLDPSAMQHLATQVGEKTLLSRTGGAPSLAVGMAQLFTGVLGGSEAMALWYHFAIMFEALFILTTLDAGTRVGRFMLQDLGRYVWEPFGRVSWYPAVVLSSAIFVAMWGHFLWQGVIDPLGGINSLWPLFGISNQLLAAVALCVGTTVIIKSGKARYAWVTITPLVWLAVVTLTAGWQKIFSPAPRLGFLAHARSLAQAPRAADTGRLIFNDRLDAAVAAFFMIAVIVILIESAREWILVLRGDRPAASTEVPFEPTALAS; encoded by the coding sequence GTGCACCGCCGGGTCTCCGGCCGTCGCATTCAACTCTTGTCGGCGGCTGGTGCGACGCGCAGAATCCCGCACATGCAGAAGGTCCTCTCAGGCGTAGCATGGGTCGTGATCGCCTGCGTCGGTGCCGGCGCGTTGGCGTGGCTCGCGCTTTCGCACGGAGAAACGGTCAACGCGGCGTGGCTTGTCACTGCCGCGGTCTGCACGTTCGCCGTCGGTTATCGGTTTTACTCAAAGTTCATCGCCGCGCGCGTATTCGCCCTCGACGCACGCCGCGCCACGCCGGCCGTTCGTCTCGAGGATGGTCGCGACTTCGTTCCCACTAATCGCTGGATCGTCTTCGGTCATCACTTCGCGGCCATTGCCGGTCCGGGGCCGCTCGTTGGGCCCACGCTGGCGGCACAATTCGGATTCCTTCCCGGCGCGCTCTGGATCATCATCGGCGTGGTGTTCGGCGGCGCCGTGCAGGATTTTGTGATTCTCGCCGCATCCGTGCGCCGGGACGGCCGCACGTTGGGCCAGATGGCCAAGGATGAGATTGGCCCCACTGCCGGATTCACGGCGCTCGTGGCCGTCCTCGGCATCATGATCATCTTGATCTCCGTGCTCGGCCTCGTCGTGGTGAACGCGCTCAAGGCGAGCCCGTGGGGCACCGTGACGATCGGGCTCACGATCCCGATCGCGCTTCTGTTAGGCGTGTACCTGCGCTGGATCCGCCCGGGACGCGTGCTCGAGGCGACGCTGCTCGGCCTCGTGCTCCTCGGCGTCGCGCTCTATGCCGGACAGTGGGTGGCCGCGAGCCCCATTCTCGCTCCCATCTTCACCCTCGATGCCAAGACGCTCGCCATCCTGGTCATGGCATACAGCTTCGCGGCGTCGGTCGTCCCGGTGTGGCTGCTGCTCGCGCCGCGCGACTACCTCTCGGCCTTCGTCAAGATCGGCGTCGTGATCGCGCTTGCGTTAGGCATCATCATCGTGCTGCCGCCGCTCCGGATGCCGTCGCTCACCCGCTTCGTCGACGGCACCGGCCCGATCTTCGCTGGCAAGGTCTTTCCGTTTGCATTCATCACCATCGCGTGCGGCGCGATCTCCGGATTCCACGCGCTGATCGCCTCCGGCACTACGCCCAAACTGCTCGAGCGCGAGACCGACGCGCGCGCCATCGGGTATGGTGGCATGCTGATGGAAGCGCTCGTCGGCGTCATGGCGCTCATCGCCGCGTGCGTGCTCACACCCGGCGTCTACTTCGCGATCAATGCGCCAACGGGGTTGCTGGGCCCCACGGCGGCGACGGCCGCGCATGCCATTTCGAGCTGGGGCTTCACGCTCGACCCCTCGGCGATGCAGCACCTGGCAACGCAAGTCGGCGAGAAGACGCTGCTCTCGCGCACCGGCGGCGCGCCCAGCCTCGCCGTCGGCATGGCGCAGCTCTTCACCGGCGTGTTGGGCGGCTCCGAGGCGATGGCGCTCTGGTACCATTTCGCCATCATGTTCGAGGCGCTCTTCATCCTCACCACGCTCGACGCCGGCACCCGCGTCGGACGCTTCATGCTCCAGGACCTCGGCCGCTACGTCTGGGAACCGTTCGGCCGCGTGTCGTGGTATCCGGCCGTCGTCCTGTCCAGCGCGATCTTCGTCGCCATGTGGGGACACTTCCTCTGGCAGGGCGTCATCGATCCGTTAGGCGGCATCAACTCGTTGTGGCCGCTGTTCGGGATCTCCAACCAGCTGCTCGCCGCCGTCGCGCTCTGCGTCGGCACCACCGTCATCATCAAGAGCGGCAAGGCGCGCTATGCGTGGGTCACGATCACGCCGCTCGTCTGGCTCGCCGTGGTCACACTCACCGCGGGCTGGCAGAAAATCTTCTCACCCGCGCCGCGCCTGGGATTTCTCGCGCACGCGCGCTCGCTCGCGCAAGCACCGCGCGCCGCCGACACCGGTCGCCTCATCTTCAACGACCGCCTCGATGCCGCGGTCGCCGCATTCTTCATGATCGCTGTCATCGTGATTCTCATCGAGTCCGCGCGCGAATGGATCCTCGTCCTGCGCGGTGATCGACCCGCTGCCAGCACCGAAGTCCCCTTCGAACCGACGGCCCTCGCCTCATGA
- a CDS encoding metallophosphoesterase: MTTVLHVSDVHFGKPAVPEQVDAIEQLIQTRRFDVVAVSGDMSQRARPGEFQRARAFLRDAARVSATIVVPGNHDVKWWRAPLGIGMRTAVFSNYRRYVSADLEPVLRVPGVTFVGLNTAHGVQTHTLTWNPRDIGVVGNLEPGQVEHARRAFEASPAGDRRAIVMHHNPLKGQLSRRYGLAHRKTALGAFESLGVDLVMCGHDHQEAIHFVEHPGGGTVVSTAGTVSDRSRGGRPSSINLIAIDPGRIVVHTLIWNERDSAFGDGPTYTFER, from the coding sequence GTGACGACGGTTCTCCACGTGTCCGATGTGCACTTCGGGAAGCCGGCCGTCCCCGAGCAGGTCGATGCCATTGAACAACTGATTCAGACAAGGCGCTTCGACGTGGTCGCCGTGTCCGGTGACATGTCGCAGCGAGCGCGACCCGGCGAGTTTCAACGCGCGCGGGCATTCTTGCGTGATGCGGCTCGTGTGAGCGCGACGATCGTCGTCCCCGGGAACCATGACGTGAAGTGGTGGCGGGCGCCCCTGGGTATCGGTATGCGCACGGCGGTGTTCTCGAATTACCGGCGGTATGTGTCGGCCGACCTCGAGCCGGTGCTGCGCGTACCCGGCGTGACGTTCGTGGGACTCAACACGGCGCACGGCGTCCAGACGCACACGCTGACGTGGAATCCGCGCGACATCGGCGTGGTCGGCAATCTCGAACCCGGCCAGGTCGAGCACGCGCGCCGCGCATTCGAGGCATCGCCGGCCGGTGACCGTCGCGCGATCGTGATGCATCACAATCCGCTCAAAGGCCAGCTGTCCCGCCGTTACGGCCTGGCGCATCGAAAGACTGCGTTAGGCGCGTTCGAGTCGTTGGGCGTGGATCTGGTGATGTGCGGACACGATCATCAGGAAGCTATCCATTTCGTCGAACATCCGGGCGGCGGCACCGTGGTTTCGACGGCCGGCACCGTCTCGGACCGATCGCGCGGGGGCCGGCCGTCGTCGATCAATCTCATCGCCATCGACCCGGGTCGCATCGTCGTGCACACGCTGATCTGGAACGAACGCGACAGCGCATTCGGCGACGGGCCGACATACACGTTCGAGCGGTGA
- a CDS encoding SprT-like domain-containing protein — protein MITRLLHDAATQLELGFDAPPADGDSLLRRLRSLGLHSRIERCELTKNRTVMVSVRGGLLRVQEGYLSAPAHVWRAIVVFVGGRTRRARREAERVILEHAPRDDGSVRIRRLARPRREDAVILAELAKAHEDYNWRYFGGSLHDVAIAVSRRMRSRLGQYTVAADGAAPEITISRSHIRREPWGEVLHTLLHEMVHQWQAECGLPLDHGRAFRDKAREVGIEPRARRAMPLGANGLRAVI, from the coding sequence GTGATCACGCGACTGCTGCACGACGCGGCAACACAGCTGGAGCTGGGGTTCGATGCGCCGCCGGCCGATGGCGATTCGCTGCTGCGGCGATTGCGCTCGCTCGGCCTGCATTCGCGGATCGAGCGGTGCGAGTTGACGAAGAATCGCACGGTAATGGTGAGCGTCCGCGGCGGTCTGCTTCGGGTGCAGGAAGGGTATCTGTCGGCGCCCGCGCACGTGTGGCGCGCGATCGTGGTGTTTGTTGGCGGCAGGACGCGCCGGGCGAGGCGCGAGGCGGAGCGCGTGATTCTGGAACACGCGCCGCGGGATGACGGATCGGTTCGAATACGGCGATTGGCGCGTCCGCGCCGCGAAGACGCGGTCATTCTCGCGGAGCTCGCGAAGGCGCACGAGGACTATAATTGGCGCTACTTTGGCGGATCGCTGCACGACGTGGCGATTGCGGTCTCGCGGCGGATGCGCAGTCGCCTGGGACAGTACACGGTTGCGGCCGACGGTGCTGCGCCGGAGATCACCATCAGCCGATCGCACATTCGGCGGGAGCCCTGGGGCGAAGTCTTGCACACGCTTCTGCACGAGATGGTGCATCAATGGCAGGCAGAATGCGGTCTCCCGCTCGACCACGGGCGCGCGTTCAGGGACAAGGCCCGTGAAGTGGGGATCGAGCCGCGGGCGAGGCGAGCAATGCCGCTGGGTGCGAACGGGTTGCGCGCGGTGATCTGA
- a CDS encoding acyl-CoA dehydrogenase family protein gives MTDFYAIDSALSEEERAVRDSVHRFVDERVLPIIGDCYVEGRFPRDLVPELASLGVFGANLPEEYGCAGLNNVSYGLIMQELERGDSGVRSFASVQGALVMYPIFAFGSDEQKRTYLPKMASGEIIGCFGLTEPDYGSNPAGMITMARQQSDGSWVLNGAKMWITNGSTAHVAVVWAKTNGDKDERSIRGFVVPTNTPGFTARDQKGKLSLRASDTSELVMQDVHVAGDAILPKSAGLKSPLMCLTQARYGIAWGSVGAAMACYDEAASYACNRVMFGKPIGAFQLQQARLAEMLTEIVKGQLLTLHLGRLKDAGTMTPQQVSLAKRNNVSMATDVAREARRLLGANGILAEYASMRHMANLESVYTYEGTHDVHTLVLGQAITGLSAFQ, from the coding sequence ATGACCGACTTTTATGCCATAGACAGCGCGCTGTCCGAGGAAGAGCGCGCGGTGCGGGACAGCGTGCACCGCTTTGTGGACGAGCGCGTGTTGCCGATCATCGGCGACTGCTATGTGGAGGGCCGTTTTCCTCGCGACCTGGTGCCGGAGCTGGCATCGCTCGGCGTGTTCGGAGCGAATCTGCCGGAAGAATACGGCTGTGCGGGGCTCAACAACGTGTCGTACGGATTGATCATGCAGGAGCTGGAGCGCGGCGACTCGGGGGTGCGGTCGTTCGCGTCGGTGCAAGGCGCGCTGGTGATGTATCCGATTTTCGCGTTTGGAAGCGACGAGCAGAAGCGGACGTACCTGCCGAAGATGGCGAGCGGCGAGATCATCGGCTGCTTTGGCCTAACGGAGCCGGACTACGGGTCGAACCCGGCCGGCATGATCACGATGGCGCGGCAGCAGTCGGATGGCAGCTGGGTGTTGAACGGCGCCAAGATGTGGATCACGAACGGGTCGACGGCGCACGTGGCGGTGGTGTGGGCGAAGACGAACGGCGACAAGGACGAGCGGTCGATCCGCGGGTTCGTCGTGCCGACCAACACTCCCGGATTCACGGCGCGCGATCAGAAGGGGAAGTTGTCGCTGCGGGCATCGGATACGAGCGAGCTGGTGATGCAGGATGTGCACGTGGCGGGCGATGCGATTCTGCCGAAGAGCGCGGGGCTCAAGAGTCCCCTCATGTGTCTCACGCAGGCGCGCTACGGCATTGCGTGGGGCAGCGTGGGCGCGGCGATGGCATGCTACGACGAGGCGGCATCGTACGCGTGCAACCGGGTGATGTTCGGCAAGCCGATCGGCGCGTTCCAGCTCCAGCAGGCGCGGCTGGCCGAGATGTTGACGGAGATCGTGAAGGGGCAGTTGCTGACGCTGCACTTGGGGCGGCTCAAGGATGCGGGCACGATGACGCCGCAGCAGGTATCGTTGGCGAAGCGCAACAACGTGAGCATGGCGACGGACGTCGCGCGCGAGGCGCGCCGATTGTTGGGCGCGAACGGCATTCTGGCCGAGTACGCGTCGATGCGCCACATGGCTAATCTGGAGAGCGTGTACACGTACGAAGGGACGCACGACGTGCACACGCTGGTGTTAGGCCAAGCGATCACCGGCCTGAGCGCGTTCCAGTGA
- a CDS encoding electron transfer flavoprotein subunit beta/FixA family protein, translated as MKIAVCIKRAADMETRFKIAADGKSIDETGVKFDIADFDGFAVEAALQLKEKDGTGEVTVISLGKDTVQETLRKALSMGADKAVHLKTDAVPADALVIARVLAAELGGGGYDLMLFGRMAIDAANQSVGPMAAELLGVPCVSAASQLGIAGGRGTARRELEGAAEVLEFPLPAVVTIDEGIARPRLPSLKGIMAAKKKPLEVKPVQVGESRVTVMKMELPPERTGGRIIGEGPDAVPELVRLLQTEAKVL; from the coding sequence GTGAAGATAGCCGTGTGCATCAAGCGCGCCGCCGACATGGAGACGCGGTTCAAGATTGCGGCGGACGGGAAGTCGATCGACGAAACCGGTGTGAAGTTCGACATCGCGGATTTCGATGGCTTCGCGGTCGAGGCAGCGTTGCAACTCAAGGAAAAGGACGGCACGGGCGAGGTGACGGTGATCTCGCTCGGCAAGGACACGGTGCAGGAGACGCTGCGCAAGGCGTTGAGCATGGGCGCGGACAAGGCCGTGCATTTGAAGACGGATGCCGTGCCCGCCGACGCGTTGGTGATCGCGCGCGTGCTGGCGGCGGAGCTCGGGGGCGGCGGCTACGACCTCATGTTGTTCGGGCGGATGGCGATTGACGCCGCGAATCAGAGCGTGGGTCCGATGGCCGCGGAATTATTGGGAGTCCCATGTGTTTCGGCGGCGTCGCAGCTCGGCATTGCGGGCGGCCGGGGGACCGCGCGGCGCGAGCTCGAGGGCGCGGCGGAAGTGCTGGAGTTTCCGCTTCCGGCGGTAGTGACGATCGACGAAGGCATCGCGCGGCCGCGGCTGCCGTCGCTCAAGGGCATCATGGCGGCGAAGAAAAAGCCGCTCGAGGTGAAACCGGTGCAGGTCGGTGAATCGCGGGTCACGGTCATGAAGATGGAGCTGCCGCCGGAACGGACGGGCGGTCGGATCATCGGCGAAGGCCCCGATGCGGTGCCGGAGTTGGTGCGGCTGCTGCAGACCGAAGCGAAGGTGCTCTAA